In the Arachis ipaensis cultivar K30076 chromosome B04, Araip1.1, whole genome shotgun sequence genome, TATATTTAGAAGTAATCAAACCACTAATAGCCCTTGTCAAAAAGTCAAAAGTAAAAGACaggaaaaaaaacaagaaagagGTGAGAAAATTTTTCACTTTTCTACAAAAGTTATTGGTTAATTGAAGAGTCTTAGTTTTTCGACTACTTGTTTCCTTTAGAATTTAGATTAATTATTTCCAAATTGTATTAAACATTCAAATCTAAAGAGGTattgtatttaaaattttaaatattcttATAGCCTTTGACTTTAGACAATGACTTTGTTGGACCAATGAAGCAATACAATTTATCTTTTGTTTTCTTCCNNNNNNNNNNNNNNNNNNNNNNNNNNNNNNNNNNNNNNNNNNNNNNNNNNNNNNNNNNNNNNNNNNNNNNNNNNNNNNNNNNNNNNNNaaaaaaaaaaaaaaaaattctttattCTTTGCATACTCTTACATATATTTTTGCCTTTTACTTATTCCCTTCCCCATACAAATAAATGGTACTCACAATATTCTCAAGTACCATAATTCAAACTCAAATCTCAATTGGTTTCTCTTACGTGTGTGGGTTCGAGGATTAATTTTTATACCTAAAAATATCATTATTAGGAATATAATTTCTTGGAATAATATTATCAAGTATATAGTATTTCTATGTTTGAtttgtaaaaataaaatttatgaaaTATTAATAATATGCTTAGAAATATTTTAGAATTGGCACAAATGTCTTCCTATCAAGTCACTATAATattcaataaaaattcaaaaatagcaaTATTTAAAGCAATTTCTTCAAAAATGGCAAAAGTTCCTCCAGTTGAAGTTGGAACACCATGTCGATCAGACTATTGTCCCTTAGAATGCTAAGGTCAGCCTTCATTCTATCATCACCACTCAAACCAGGAATATCTCTCAACAGTGTCATTAGCTTCATTCTGCGCTCATCAGCTCCTTCTTTCTCATGCTTAAAATAAGAAACCATATCAACTAAAACAGCTGTGTGTTCTTGATAAGCACCTTTCATATCTCTCATTGATTCTACTACTATGTCAATCACTTCCTCACTTTTGCtccctctttttcttttattcctttctatATATGAAGCACTAGGAGCAACAGAAGCACTAAGAGCAGCAGAAGAACTAGGAGCAGAAGCACTGGGAGCAGCAGGAACACCAGGAGTTGAAGGCTCCTAAAAATTGAAAGCAACACCAGCAGGAACACCAGAAGATTATTCAATATTAAtagaaatgaagaacaagtagccTAACTGATTGTACATGCTCTACACTTGTATATACAAGCATTATCTCTGCCTTGGCCAGCAAGACtaacaatattaactaactaaACAGAACCTAATAGAATATTAACTACCCTGATTCTAATTTTGTTTGCATAATTACATTCATATcctttttttctttgttattatACTCCACAGAAATGAAGATCAGTATTTCTATCTAAATGCTCAACATGATGGGAATAGTTAAGGCTAGTCACAGGCACAGGTTAAAGTAAATGAAATAATGAAGAATCACTCCAAAATCCAAGAAAATACATAGTAGCAGGATCAACAATAAGTGAATTTATGTACATGAATTAGAGTTAAATGCTTACGTACTTGAGAATCAGCTTCATATTCCATTTCGGTCTCTTCCAAATTTACTTGGGTGTTTTCATTCACTTGCCGATCACTCAAGGTTGCTTTGCGCTCAGCCTCCATTGTAGCAACTGCTTGAGTTGCATTTTCTGCATTGCCTCCTTGAGCCCTATCTCTACCAAATGATATTCCCAACTCTTCAAAATGTGGAAATGGTTTATTATAGAGGCCATTAGCATTAGGATGggactaaaactaaaagaaaataaataagcaaTTAATATTAAAAAGCTAAGATAAATAAACTTGTATTAAAAAAGTTATTTAGAATTTacactcttccattcattgaaAATTTGTCGCTCCACTACAATCATTTTATCTTTGTCATTTCAACCAAATCCACTCCCAGCCGTGCCCATCATCTCAACTATTGCAAAATATTGTCTTTTTAGTAATTTCACCCTTGATTCAATGTGTGGATTAGCCTAAACATAGCAAAACAATTTAGAATTATTACTACTCTGTATATGACACCACAATTCATCCAAGCATAACTAAATATAGTGAATGTATGGAGCAATAATAATCATTCAGTTTTTGAATAACCAACTTATTATAAATAAGGTAAACTATACAATTATAACACAAATATAGAAttataaacaaagaaaacaagTATTATGTAAAAAAACTGTACCTTAAGATCACATCCAGGGATCTTTTCATGCAGCATTTTTTTCAAATGTTTTTCATAACCGGATTTAAATGTGCCATTGTCACACTTCCAAGAAGTAGTTGCAAGCTCTACCAAACACTCAACTAATTTTGCATCTTCGTGTGGCGTCCATTGACGCTTAGTTTGCTTTGAATTAGGTCGAGTATTCTCTTTCATTTTCTATAGAAGCAGAAAATAACACAAGACAATTTTTCATCATCTTGAAGCAAGGAATCACACAAGCATGAAAAGAACAGTAATTAAAGGCCAATCACAGAATCACTGCAATCCCATTTTCATCATCTTGAAGCAAGGAATCACACAAGTATGAAAAGAAcagtaattataaaataaaataaaacaaagatgTACTAGGTGGTCTTGTTTGTAGTATATATATTACATTTAAAGTGAAAATTATAATATTCTACAGTATCTTATAACAAGCATACAATAAATATGAAATGAATGAAGgggaaaaggaggaggaggagttaTGTTGATAATTAATGATGCAGAGTATTGGCATAGGATGAATGTACAAAAGGAGGTAAAGGTGCACTCCATGAATGTGCAAAATGTAAATCAGAAAGAGGCCATTGTCAGCAATCCCTCATGTGGGCCTTTTCATCTCCTAAGATCAGgaaaattataatattaacttttaaaaatgattttttttctcACTTGTTTTAAAAACAGTAGGAAGGAGATACGAGCAATGGCTGCTAACAAATTGTGATACTCAAAAGGAGCTAAAATTCTGAAATTGTTTGTGGAAACCCAGTTATGCAAAAATGTGTACTAAAATAAAGATGCATCAGCAAAAATAAATCAAGCAGAAAAACTATCATCCAAAACTGAAGCATATACAAACAGTGAAAACTTTCCTGAGTATACAATGTCATAATTGAAGTAATTACTCATTAGTGCTTTCCTGTTCCAAATGATGTCCCCAACTCATCATGGTGAAACAGTTTCCGTTATCATTATTGGTTATTGCCATTTGATTAATTAGACACCCCTCCTAATTTCGTTGTGAGTGTTATTACTGCTATATTTTAGGGAATAAAGCAAATGTGCAAACTTTCATCTGGAAGAATTCTAGTGCCAAACTTCACAAAGCTTAATTTGTTTAACCCTAGCTTTCCCTTAAAACCAACCGACTAATTGACAGCTGCCGAGACCacttctaaattttattttaggaaTTGAAAACCATTCTTCTTCCTCATAGGCTACAATTCTTTCTAACCATAGACAAGCTCATGACCTAAAGATTTGGCTTTTCAAAAGTGGCTTATTTAGTTTTCCCAAAATTGTAATAGCTATATTTGGTAAATAAAAATGATAGTGACTTTCAATAAGCATAAGCTACAAAAATTGTGTTTGGGAAAATTGTTGTTAATATTTAAAATGAATTTAGTAGGTATAAAtgtaacaaagacaaaaattaaatgtTCAATAATTTATAAGGCTATATTAGATATTTTAACTTTGAAAAACAcaagctatttttgaaaagtataTCTTTATAGGTGCTTTCAAAAACATTCCTAGCTTTTCAATGCTAAACAAATATGCACATAATGTAGCAACTGTTGTCTGAGACCAGAATAATGCTTCAATTTATCACTTGGTGACCAATGTATTTAGAATACTATAACTAATATCTAATTTTCGGCTACCGAGGTAAATTCAAATTGCAATTTTCTATCAGATGGTGGGGAAAAAGAAAGAGACAAGCTATGAATAAATCAGAAGGCAAGCTCACATTTCATGGCcataaagaaaaacaagaacctaGTTTACCATACACTTAAGTCAAATAGCATATGGAAGGTTCAGACTGTCCAACCTTTTCGATTTCCTCTAAAATGTGTGTGTTCTCCTTTAAGTACTGTATTGCTTTCTCCCTTCCCTCTCCCAATATGTTCCAAGACAAATTGAAAATAGAATCAATCCATGAGAATTTCTCATATTAAGACAGCCCATAATTGAAGGAAGAAAGAGAACTGGAAAGAATGTTTTATTGTTTGTAGAGTTAATTTCCTTCACTGCCGAACTATACAGAATTTGTGTTAGTAGGTACAGGACTAAAGAGAAGCCAAAGTTCACATTGTAGGTTTATGCCATTTTAATGAAAATCATGCCTTATGCAATAAAATTTAGGTAATATCGGATGTTCTAGGATTGTAGACAATATGCATGCGATTGCATCTGTTAGAATCAAAACTGGCTTTCTGGAGTTGGCTATCTTCTATTAGGAGAATTTTAGAATTTGTGACAGATATGCTGCAACTTAGACAAATAACAAATATTAACAAATAGTTATGCCAATTATAAAAGCTTCCATCAAAACTAAACAATACCACAACCAATAACCTTTTACACCATGgaaacccaattttcaatatgaaaCTAATGGCAATGTCATGGCTAATCAAATGTTCTTGAAACATCAAAGTAACAACGATATTAGGCATCAGAACAAGACAAAGAAAGAAacattaacaaattcaaaagatcaaAATTCAGcaattattatataatataagattCAAAGAAAAACGACAACAAACAGAAAGTGATCTTCAAGTTTTGATCAAGAGCTGAAACTATATGCACCACAACAATTTACAGATTAATATATGCTATAACACTATATGCACCACAACAATTAAAAAACCCTCAATTTATTtgagaaataaaataaacatagttCAAATAAGAGtttcagaaaaaaataaatagagtTCAATCCATAGAGTTTAGCAATTTATTtgagaaataaaataaacatagttCAAATTACAAAGATAAACAAATATTACCACTGAAAAAACAAATCAGCATCTATATATCATGAAAAAGGAATTAGGATGTATCAATTAAAACAACAATTCAAAGACGTAAATAAATTCATTTTGAATGAACTAGTAGAAACCGAAAACCTCAGAAAATGTTGTAGCAATCGAGCTCAGACGGAGGAGGGAGACCAAACACGAGCACGCAACGCGGAGGATCCGGCTAGAGGCGCGGCAGCGATGACGGCAAGCATACAGTGGCGGTGAACCGACGTGAGCTGCGATGATGgaacatggtgcacgaattgtgaatcacacttttcacaacgcgtaccactaaccagcaagtgcactgggtcgtccaagtaatacctcacgtgagtaagggtcgaatcccacggagattgttggtttgaagcaatctatggttatcttgcaaatcttagtcaggaaggcaattatgtttatcagttgaattgcaaatagacaatagagcatggattaaaggttacttgttatgcagtaatggagaatatgttggagttttggagatgctttgtcttctgaatctctgctttcctctgtcttcttattcacgcatgcacgtcctcctatggcaagctgtgtgttggtggatcaccgttgtcaatggctaccttccatcatTCCAGTGAacactacgctcacgcgctctgtcacagcaNNNNNNNNNNNNNNNNNNNNNNNNNNNNNNNNNNNNNNNNNNNNNNNNNNNNNNNNNNNNNNNNNNNNNNNNNNNNNNNNNNNNNNNNNNNNNNNNNNNNNNNNNNNNNNNNNNNNNNNNNNNNNNNNNNNNNNNNNNNNNNNNNNNNNNNNNNNNNNNNNNNNNNNNNNNNNNNNNNNNNNNNNNNNNNNNNNNNNNNNNNNNNNNNNNNNNNNNNNNNNNNNNNNNNNNNNNNNNNNNNNNNNNNNNNNNNNNNNNNNNNNNNNNNNNNNNNNacaaagtttagatctaaaatgtcatgagatacaaaataagtctctaaaagttgtttaaatactaaactagtagcctaggtttacaaaatatgagtagactatgatggatgatgcagagatccacttctggggcccacttggtgtgtactgggctgagacttaagtaatcaaatagatactaattactattatatgacttctaaggtagactttttataaggacactgtcacagagttaaggcataaattggaaattaacaacctttattctgggggcacgggggttcctctgatccttggggtgcttggtcctacaagagaagacttttggcgcttcagttcccttaagtcacgcccctgctcctcttgttctttaaacatataggtcagcatttgactgtgttccttctgttcttttattatttgctccatagcttcccgtatcttggtgacggacgtctcaagatattcccagtattcagcttgagggatctctgggaggaattcctgtgctctcttcttgatgggatcctcctgtgcttgttgtctctccattgatgctttcgtgattgacttttcaattaggatatattcagttattcccatccttactccagcgtacttgcagagcagagaaatcacgcttggataagctaacctggcctcttttgaatttttgttagcaatcttgtagagttcagtggaaatcagctgatgaacctccacttccttccccatcatgatgcaatgaatcatcactgctcttttaactgtgacttcagatcggttgctagtgggcaacagagaacgctcaatgaagtccagccatcctctggcaactggtttgagatcctctctcttgagttgatttgggtctgatcttgtcaggggtggtatgaacaatcttccctctgaccatggtctgaaattcatagaaggcagttccagatagtttttgcttgtcagtttgccacatattagcatagaactcctggaccatgttccttcctactttcgtttcaggattagctaggacttcccagttcctgattcgaatttgcttctggatctccggatattcatcttctttcagatcgaatctaacttccgggatcactgatctcagacccattactttaagataatggtctgaatgttctttagataagaacttcccttgattccaaagtggttttggaacgctctctttctttcctcttggagtgggttgttttcctttgggagccatgatcttagtgatctcggataaacacaccaaacttagaggtttgcttgtcctcaagcaaaagaaaagaaaggagagggatagaaggagagctaagtgcaattgttgatggaggagggggtggccgaacccaaatttaaagggatgggagggtgggttttcgaaaaattggaaaagataagataaaaagattgagttgaagaagataagatagaagatataatttaattttgaaaagatatgatagatttttgaaaaagataaatctgaattttgaaaaagataatatggaggtttgaaaaagatatggatttgatttggaaagatggatttgttttcagaaaagatttgaaaagagttagattgaatttgcaaagatgcctggtgcttatggattaaaatacatttaaaaaaaaattttttttgtggtagggtttttagaaattatggaatttagaaatcagggttcttgacatgtttatgtaaaaaaaaaaaatcatgcattgaagcatgaaatttgaaattaaaatggaaatacgtgtggaaaagatgaatttggctcctccctgcattcctggcgtttgaacgcccaaacactgcctgttttgggcgttcagtgcccaattgctgctctcctgggcgttcaacgcccagctgctgccattactagcgttcaacgcccagtgggtgcccctttctggcgttgagcGCCCAACtgctatcattactggcgttttcttgccagtgagatctttttctctgttttgtgtgccgaggtcttctgtaaatgattatttaccctgttgtcaatgaactctatataaaaaaataaaatcctacggattattccgtctgtacatctcttaaagagataaggttcatcccacaagtagtactttgcatcagtaattaatttcttcttttgtattctgttgtactccttgggtatgaaccttgcagctttatagtttgcgatatcggcaaaccatggtgcttcctgaatggcgaatagatgctcatcaggaaacgtctcagagatctcaagagaagggagggacgtcccttccactggctctatccgggatagatgatcagctacttggttctctgttccttttctgtctcttatttctatatcaaactcttgcagaagcaacacccatctgatgagcctaggttttgaatcctgctttgtgagtagatatttaagagcagcatggtcagtatacacaatcacttttgatcctactaagtatgacNNNNNNNNNNNNNNNNNNNNNNNNNNNNNNNNNNNNNNNNNNNNNNNaatgggataaataatcccagcctctagtaatttggtgacctctttctgcaccacttccttcatggctggatttagccgcctatgatgattttcgaaaaagtgaggagagagaaagtggttaggagattttgaaaaagatatgatgatttttgaaaaaggttttaaattttgaaataaaaatctgaattttttttaaaggagagagaaaaacaataagataacacaggatttaaaatttttagatctgaggttccttgttttcaaaaattttgggggggggggaacaccaaggaacaccaaacttaaaaattttaagatcaagacagaaggaaaacttaagaacactttgaaaaacaccaaacttaaagtttggcacacaatttaatagagaaaatattatttatgaaaaagaaggttttgaaaagaatataaaagactctaacccaattaccaaggacacagattaacgctctagccaaatgagttatggaaattttcgaaaattttaagaaagattatttttgaaaacaccaaacttaaagtttggcacaggatttaatagaaaaattatttttgaaaaaggtttaaaaaatatgatagccagatacctgaaattacagaaaaacacacaactcatagtaaagtccagaaatatgaatttttcctaaaaactaatggaaataaactaaaaactaactaaaacatactcaaaactatatgaaattaaccccaaaaagcgtataaaatatccgctcatcagaacacgaACGCAAACGAACTATTGAAGTGAATTTCCTTCTAGAATAAGGTAAGGGGTGGTCGTGCAAACTCAAATCGGCGGCGAGACGGTCTGACGCTGGTGGAGCTTCCATATATTTGGGGAAGAAGCTCGGCTAGGTTTTAGTTTCGATGGGAGAGGGGCTCTGCTAGGGTCTGGGTTTCTGGTCAACCGAGGAGTAAAAATCTGAAAACAAGGGTTGGAGTGAAATTAACAAGGGTATTTTGGTCTTTTCACTTTATTATACATATTCCATTCCCATTGGAATTAAAGATAATTAGGGGAGAAATGGGAATGAAATGGGTTGGATTTTGATTCCAGGGAATAAAACATATCcaagaataattttttaaatcttgAACCAAACATGGGAATAAGATATTCCCATATCAAAATTCCTGAGAATATACTtgtataattcaattcaattcaatccaaTCTACACTTCCATGGTTCCAGCTGAATTGTAGGTACATAACATATAATTGATTATAAACATGTCAATGCAATTATGTCTTTCATTCACACTACTAACCCATCATGAAATAATGCAGATGCTGCAGAAACCTCGAGTAACATAGGTACATGTTCGAATGGACTGTCAAGGATGCGTGCAGAAGATCAAGAAAGCACTCTCCGGCATCAATGGTAAGAACACTTGCATGCATGCCAGATGTATGATTAATTTCCCTAACCAACAAAACTATTGTATATGATAAAGCAACAATGCTACTATCATTAACCATTCATTTAATCCGATCACAGTGGGTTGGCAATCCAATAGGGCCAATCCTATCTGTCCAACCGGCACTCTTAATATATAATATGCATggtcataaaaatatatatttacatatGATGAACGAGTGGAGATTTAAATCCAAATTCTTCTCTTTTGATAAGAACACAGATTGAGGGGTTTAAACTCATGGTAGAATTACAGTGGAGCTTAAATCTTACCCTACCTTACCCTATCCCACCCCTAATTTGATAGATAAAGCTTTCATGTTCATGAAGGTATATATGATCTATATATTGATTACCCGCAACAGAAGATAACAATCATAGGTTGGGCAGATCTAGAAAAGATTCTCAAGGTGATCAAGAAGACAAGGAAAATCGCCACCATTTCCAATATAGATCTTCTAACCGATGAGCCGCAACCACCACCACAAGAAGAAGTAGAACCAACACAACAACCAGAACCTGAAGCAAATTCAAAAAAGGCACCTGAACCAGCACAAGAAGAAGCATCACCACTACCAGAGGAACCTCTGAAAGGCGAACCACCAACCAAGGTAACATCACCAAGACCTCCAGAGAATAATAATGAATGTCATTGCCAGAATCCACCACCTAGCACCCCAGAAACTAGAGATGTTGGAGAGGTTCATGTGATGCACCAACATCACCCATATAACTATGTGAACAGATATGATTTTGGCCATAACTATGTAGGATATTCGGATAGATTTCAATACCAGAATAGGAATATGCCAATGTTTCTAGGAGAGCCACCCCAACATGTTCATGTGACACATAGCTACAATGCTTATAGGCCATCACCTTATGTCACTGAATATGAGTATGTTAGGTCATCGCCAAGGTACATACATTATAATAGGATGGAATACTACACTACTAGAGACTACAATCACTCCTACTACAATGGCAATAAAAATGGAAACATCACATCCATGTTTAGTGATGAGAACCCAAATTCATGTAGGATAGTGTAGGAGAAGAACATTAAGGTTGTTCTTGGTAAGTGTTTCAActttcaagacaaaaataatattaactTGAGACGATGCCATCAAGTTTTTCATGGCAATTCGGTAAAACAACAAAATTTGAgctcagaaaaacaaaaatatgggATAAAGTATGTTTTTTGTCTCATATTTGCATTTTTTTCCAAAAAGACCTATAACGTTTAATTTCATGTCTCTAACGTTTTTAATGTGTCAAAATTGTCCCTAAATATTAACTTCATCTAAAATGTTAGGGATAAAATTGAAAACATCCAGGAATAGTGTTGACACAAATAAAAAACGTTAGGGACTAAGTTGAATGATCTGAAAACGTTAGGAacaaaattgaatgaaattaaatatcagagataattttaaagaaaatcataaacgttaaggacaaaaagtatactttaccaaAAAATAATGTATTTTTGGTTTTGCAAGTGAGGGATGAAAACAAGAATCGGATTCTCATCTTTTGGATGTGCCAGAAGAACTGATTCTAGATTCCTTTCCCTAGAGAAAACAATGCATGCTACCTTATTTTTCATAAAACAAAACATAATCATATAGTCACAAAGATATTATTGATGACTTGCAGTACTATTCCCATAGTCCCATGTTTTTCCTTATTTGAAAACTTTATCTTTGCAAATCCTAGAAATGAGAACATGCTCAACAAGTAGAATACTAGATTCCTAGTGAATTTTAAGTCTAGAATGATGATGATTGCTATCTCTACTGAATCCATTCAGTTAATATATTGCATCATTCTGATTCTATGGGTAAGCATAATCATGCTTGTGATGCCGTAAAATGCATCAAATAGAAAATGACCATACTAAAATCTCCAGATAAAAATGATTATAGTTCAATGAAATAAATTTCTGCACTGTTTCTCACCCTTTAATTTCTGCATGCACTTATTATAATATTTATTCTgtgtatattttacttttcataTCTGATTCTATGTATGCAAGCTACAATTCACATCCATAAGATGTTCAAAACACTTGAGAAACCACAGAATGGAACCTGTGTGAAACAATTAAGTGCGGAAATTAAACCTTTGAGCTTGTGATCTTTTAGTACAAGACAAATTGATTGCGCCACACAAATTAACATAAATTTCAATGTgaaaaaaataacaaagaaaaaaataagcaaagaacatttttaaaaagaaaattgtgaTTAAAAATTAGGAGAATAGCATCGCTTGATCAAGCTATTAGAACGCAGAATTATGGctcaaaatatattttctttaatcGAAGTATCATCCAAATCCACCTCATGCTTTACACGAAAAAACAAAACTATTAGATTTTGAGTTCTCCTGTGATGACACTACCAAAATTTCCTTACacatgaatgaagaaatgaaacTGTACAAATAATGTGTTTTCGCACAACATGCAAGAATGTAAATCTAAGGGATGAACAAATGAATTATTGGACTGTCTTATTTTCAAAGAATATTGAACCAAAATCTTAGAAGGTGGATGACCATACACTTTTTTCATCGACATCAATCAAACAAGATAcccaagaagattgaatcttcTGGTGAAGTAAAAGAGAATCACAGTGCCGAGGCTTTTCTTCCACTTGTACTCAGTAAGTAGAAACACGACAAGGAAGAGTTTGTAGGGTTCCAAAGTTCTGGACAAGGTTCAGGATTGACAAAATCCGAAGATCCTAAGACATTTGAACATTCCCAGGCCCTTGAAATAGAGTTTATAGACAAGGTTATGTTGGAAAGGCATATGTTGCTGaaaaaaccactattttatggttcatcttgtgtttaattgagtggtttcatcaagtcttcacccacttattcatactaattgcatggttttagatttcccttcctagttttattctatggttgaaaacttgctt is a window encoding:
- the LOC110271437 gene encoding heavy metal-associated isoprenylated plant protein 35-like, whose product is MDCQGCVQKIKKALSGINGIYDLYIDYPQQKITIIGWADLEKILKVIKKTRKIATISNIDLLTDEPQPPPQEEVEPTQQPEPEANSKKAPEPAQEEASPLPEEPLKGEPPTKVTSPRPPENNNECHCQNPPPSTPETRDVGEVHVMHQHHPYNYVNRYDFGHNYVGYSDRFQYQNRNMPMFLGEPPQHVHVTHSYNAYRPSPYVTEYEYVRSSPRYIHYNRMEYYTTRDYNHSYYNGNKNGNITSMFSDENPNSCRIV